The Episyrphus balteatus chromosome 4, idEpiBalt1.1, whole genome shotgun sequence genome includes a window with the following:
- the LOC129918922 gene encoding guanine nucleotide-binding protein subunit gamma-1-like, protein MAANLQQQRAINEQLQREADIPRMSVSEASSLMIKYVSEHENEDCLLSGFSNQKVNPFREKSSCGIL, encoded by the coding sequence ATGGCTGCAAATTTACAACAGCAGCGGGCAATAAACGAGCAGCTCCAGCGAGAAGCTGACATTCCCAGAATGTCAGTTTCAGAGGCTAGCTCTTTGATGATAAAATATGTGTCGGAGCACGAAAACGAGGATTGCTTGTTAAGTGGCTTTTCCAATCAAAAAGTCAATCCATTTAGGGAAAAGAGTTCGTGTGGTATTTTGTAA
- the LOC129918920 gene encoding guanine nucleotide-binding protein subunit gamma-1, with amino-acid sequence MDVMSSTLQQQRMNVEQLRREAAIERQTISESCAKMMKYITEHEQEDHLLTGFSSQKVNPFREKSSCIVL; translated from the coding sequence ATGGACGTAATGTCATCAACACTCCAGCAACAGCGTATGAATGTCGAACAACTGAGACGGGAGGCCGCCATCGAACGCCAGACCATCTCGGAATCGTGCGCCAAAATGATGAAGTACATCACCGAGCACGAACAAGAGGATCACCTTCTCACTGGCTTTTCCAGTCAAAAGGTAAATCCTTTCCGTGAGAAGAGTTCTTGCATTGTTCTCTAA